Below is a window of Streptomyces sp. NBC_00223 DNA.
ACCGCGGCCACCCTGCCGCTCTCGGCGGCCAGCGCCGCCAGCGCGTCCGCGGTGGCCGCCGAGGTGGTCAGCGGCTTCTCGCACACCACGTGCTTGCCTGCCCGCAGGGCGAGTTCGGCCAGCCGGGCGTGCGCGTCGTTCGGTGTGCAGATGTGCACCACGTCCACGTCGTCGCTGGTGACCAGCTCCTCCGAGGTGTCGTAGGCCCGCTCCACGCCCAGCTCCGCCGCGGCCTCCTTGGCGCGCGCGGGGGTCGAGGCGCTGATGCCGACCACCGGGGCCCCGGTGCGCCGCACGGCGTCCAGATGAACTCGTCCGATCATGCCCGCGCCGGCCACCGCCGTACGCGGAGCCGACAGGCTCGATGAGATCAGGCGCACAAATGCCCTCCATTTCCGCTTGCTTGAAACGCTAGCCACCGCTCTTTCGGTTGACAATGGCAATATTTCCGCTAACTTCTGTCATAAATCACGGACCGGCGGCCGGAACCCCGCGCAGATCCCGACGAAGGCAGGAACAGGTGACCGCAGCAGGCGACCGGCAGTTGACCGCGCTCAGCGAACTCGCCGGACTCGTGGCCGGCGGCACCACCCGGCGCAGCCAGCTCGCCACCGCGACCGGTCTGTCCAGGGCCGCCGTCGCCCAGCGGGTGGACCTGCTGATCGCCAAGGGCCTGCTGGTGGAGACCGGCACGGTGGTCACCGACCGGGGACGGCCGCCGCTGACCCTGCAACTCGCCTCGCGCACCTCCGTGGTCTGCGCGGTCGACCTCGGCGCCACCCACAGCACGGTCGCGGTCGCCGAACTCGGCGGCGCCGTCCTGGCCGAGGCCACCGAGGAACTGGACATCAACGACGGGCCGGCCGACGTACTCACCGGCCTGCACCGGCAGATCGGCCGGCTGCTGGCCGCCGCCGGCCACCCCGGCAGCCATGTCCGGGCGATCAGCATCGGCGTCCCCGGCCCGGTCGAGGCCCGTACCGGTACGGTGATCCGCCCGCCGATCATGCGCGGCTGGGACGGCTACCGGGTCCCCGCCTTCTTCGCCGGCCGCTTCGACGCGCCCGTGCTGGTCGACAACGACGTGAACATGATGGCGCTCGGCGAGTACGCCCACCGGCCGTCGAGCGCCCATCTGCTCTACGTCAAGGTCGGCACCGGCATCGGCTGCGGCATCGTCTCGGGCGGGGTGGTGCACCGCGGGGCGACCGGCGCGGCGGGCGACATCGGCCACATCCGGGTGCCCGGCCACGACGACGTGCTGTGCCACTGCGGCAACACCGGCTGCGTCGAGGCCGTCGCCTCCGGCGCCGCCATCGCCGCGACCCTGCGCGAGGCCGGGCTGCCCGTCGAGCATGTCTCGGACGTCGTCCGCCTGGTCGCGGGCGGCGATCCGCTCGCCCGCCGCCAGGTGCGGCTGGCCGCCCAGCGGATCGGCGAGGTGCTGGCCTCGCTGGTCAGCTTCCACAACCCCGACACGATCGTGCTCGGCGGCAGCATCGCCAGCCTCCATGACGACCTGCTCGCCGACATCCGGGCCGCCGTCTACCGCCGCGCCCTGCCGCTTGCCACCAGGACCGTCGCCATCGAGACCACCGTGCTCGGCCGCCGGGCCGGCATCGAGGGCGCCCGCCGGCTGGCCGTACGGCACCTGCTGTCGCCCGAAGGAATCGGGCGAATGATCCGAAAGTCCCCCGGCGCCGTCTGACCTGGAATTCCGCACTCCGGCTGCGGATTGACGGCTCGTCAGCTCCCCCCGGACGGGTGGTCCGTTTCGGCGAACCGCCGCCTACCGGCATGCTCTATGGGCATGCTGGTGGCATGGACGCGCGAGACGATGAAGGTGAGGACGGCGTTTCCGCGTACCGGACGATCCGGGTGACCACCCCGGACTCGCCGGTCGCCGAACTCGCCGACGTGGAGGCGTGGAAGGCCCGCAAGAAGTACCCGTCGATGGTCTTCGCGGGCGGCCCGGTCTTCGGTGTGGCCCGCGAACGCGAGTCGGGCGGCTGGGAGTTGCACCCGCACTTCGCCGGACTCGCCCCGCAGGACGCCCGCGACGGACTCGGCGCCCACTTCCGCCAGCTCGCCCAGGCCGCCGCCGAGGAGGGCGACGACGAGGCCCGTACGGTCTATCTGGCGGCCGGTGAACGCCTCGACTGGGAACCGCTGGACGAGCTCACCGTACGCGGCGAGCGCTACCGGGTGGTGCGCGCCGAGCGCTTCGTACGGATGGGACCCGACGGACCCGAGCCGCCCCGGGCCACCGACCCCGACCCCGGCAGGTCGGACGCCGCACGGACCAGCTACGACCCGGCGGGCGGCCTGGTCGTCGACCCCCTCGACCCCTCGGCGCCCGCCCGCACGGGCCGGGTCTCCGAGGGCGTCCTGCGGGCC
It encodes the following:
- a CDS encoding ROK family protein — its product is MTAAGDRQLTALSELAGLVAGGTTRRSQLATATGLSRAAVAQRVDLLIAKGLLVETGTVVTDRGRPPLTLQLASRTSVVCAVDLGATHSTVAVAELGGAVLAEATEELDINDGPADVLTGLHRQIGRLLAAAGHPGSHVRAISIGVPGPVEARTGTVIRPPIMRGWDGYRVPAFFAGRFDAPVLVDNDVNMMALGEYAHRPSSAHLLYVKVGTGIGCGIVSGGVVHRGATGAAGDIGHIRVPGHDDVLCHCGNTGCVEAVASGAAIAATLREAGLPVEHVSDVVRLVAGGDPLARRQVRLAAQRIGEVLASLVSFHNPDTIVLGGSIASLHDDLLADIRAAVYRRALPLATRTVAIETTVLGRRAGIEGARRLAVRHLLSPEGIGRMIRKSPGAV
- a CDS encoding DUF5954 family protein; this translates as MDARDDEGEDGVSAYRTIRVTTPDSPVAELADVEAWKARKKYPSMVFAGGPVFGVARERESGGWELHPHFAGLAPQDARDGLGAHFRQLAQAAAEEGDDEARTVYLAAGERLDWEPLDELTVRGERYRVVRAERFVRMGPDGPEPPRATDPDPGRSDAARTSYDPAGGLVVDPLDPSAPARTGRVSEGVLRAELLTALRKNGSVPSDVRHDSRKAARTHPGGVLLPATFMTAEREGGRWQPDPAGTAATPQAARDGLAMHLRVMVPWQTDLDADECEVYLRAADRIDTEHCDELDVAGRHFRVVRVERLLRIGPDGPEGPRPSDPDPIPPVMVHEQQIGEQGVPVDEEEDEEPDERMEKFMELFDEGRRRRAALQRGRP